Within Desulfolithobacter dissulfuricans, the genomic segment CCTACACCGGAGTGCTCATCGATGACCTGATTACGCTCGGCACCCGGGAACCCTACCGGCTGTTCACCTCCAGGGCGGAATACCGGCTCCTGCTGCGCGAAGATAACGCTGACCTGCGGCTGCGGGAAATCGGTTACCGGCTTGGCCTGGTGGATAGGGAGACCTGGGACAAGTTCCAGGAAAAGAAACGCTCCATCGAAGAAGCGGCGCGACTGCTGCGCAGCACCCGACTGACGCCTCTGCCCACGGTCAATGAGCTGCTCGGCCAGCTCGGCTCAGCCCCCACGACCCAGCCCCTGAGCCTGGCCGATCTTCTCCGCCGCCCCGAAATCCACCTGGGTCATATCCAGGCCCTGGCCCGAAGGGCGGGAATCGAGCTGCCCTTTGATCTGGCTGAGCTGCCCTTTCGCGATGAAATAGAAATTGAAACCAAGTATGAGGGCTACATTCGACGCCAGGAAGAGCAGGTGGAACGGTTCAAGAAACTGGAGCATATCCTCTTGCCGGAAGACATGCCCTACGAGACCCTGCCCGGTCTCTCCAACGAAGTGGTGGAAAAGCTATCCACTGTCCAGCCCCGTTCCCTGGGGCAGGCCTCGCGGATTTCCGGGGTTACGCCGGCGGCCATTTCGGTGCTCCAGGTCCATCTGAAAAAAATGGGGAGGCTGTAGAGCGGTATGCTGCCCTATCCAGATATCGATCCGGTGCTTATCCACCTGGGCCCGCTCCAGGTCCGCTGGTACGGCCTCATGTACGTGCTGGGCTTTATCGCCACCTATTTACTGGTGGGCTTTCAGACAAGAAAATTTCACTGGCGGGAACTGGAGCAACGGCTCGAGAACCTCAACCTGGTCCTCATCCTCGGCGTGATCCTGGGCGGCCGTCTGGGCTATGTGCTCTTCTACAACCCCTCCTACTACCTGAGCCATCCCCTCCAGATCCTCGCCACCTGGCAGGGGGGCATGTCGTTTCACGGCGGCTGCATCGGAGTGATTATCGCCGGGGCGATCTATTGTCATCGGCACCGGCTCGACTTCTGGAAAACCGCGGATCTCTACGTGGTCACGGTCCCTGTCGGCCTCGGCCTCGGCCGGATCGGCAATTTTCTCAACGGCGAACTGTTTGGCCGGGTCACCGATGTGCCCTGGGCCATGGTATTCCCCGGCGGCGGCCCGGTGCCCAGGCATCCTTCCCAGCTCTACGAGGCCTTTCTGGAAGGAGTGGTCCTGTTTCTCGTTCTCTGGAGCCTGAAGAGCAGACCATGGCGGGAACAGTCCCCGTACTGGCCCCATGGATCCATGATGGCCCTTTTTCTCATCCTCTATGCGCTCGTGCGCATCTTTGTCGAACAATTCCGCGAACCGGACCCGCAGCTGGGAACCGTTGCCCTGGGGATGACCATGGGACAGCTCCTGAGTGTCTTCATGCTGATCGGCGGTACCGTACTCTGGCTTGTGCGGATACAAACAAAAAAAGCGGCCCGGATATCCTGAGCAGATATCCGGGCCGCTTCTTCTGGAGAAAACAGGTATCTGTACTGATGCAGATACCGGAAGCTTACTGAATCTTCTGAACCAGCTCCTTACCGGGCCGGAACTTCACCGCCCGGCGGGGAGGTATACGTACCGCTTCGCCTGTTTTAGGATTGCGACCGATACGGGGCGCCCGGTCGACGATGGAAAAGCTGCCAAAGCCCACCAAGGTAACCCTCTCTCCCTCTTCCATGGCCCTTGACATGGAAGCCAGCATTCCGTTAAGTCCCCTCTCTGCCGCCACCTTGCTGATATTGGCTGCACTGGCTATTGACTCGATAAGATCACTCTTGTTCATAACTCGTCCCTCCTATCGTGGTTTTCTTGACAGGCAATGCCTGTATCCACTCTTGCCCAGTCCTTTTGTTGATTTAATTAAACAGCGACGGGCTAAAAAAACAATTGTGGGAGTTACCCATTCTTCACTAGGTAAATATACCTATAAAGCACTGGAGCAGAAGAGATAGGGAGGAATGTGAAACAGAAAATCAGTCGGGGACGACTATGGAGTTACGGACCACGTAATTGACCAGATCGATAGTGTTTTTCATTTTGAACTTGCGCAGAAGGTTGGCCCGGTGATGGTCGATGGTCCGGGGGCTGAGACAGAGCAGCTCGGCCATCTTCTTGGAGGTATACCCCTTGACCACCAGGTGCAGCACCTGTTTTTCCCGGTCGGTCAGCGGCACCGGCTGGACATCCCTTTTTTCCCGGAAGGCGGTGATCATCTCGTTGGTTACCTCCTGGGCAAGCTGGGGGGACATATAGATCCTGCCCTCCTGAACCGTGCGGATGGCGTTCAAAAGCTCGGTATCAGAATCATCCTTCATCAGGTAGCCGTGGGCCCCTGCCGAGATGGTATGATAGAAATACTGGCTGTTGCGATGCATGGTCAGGATGAGAATCCTGATTTCAGGATACAGCTCCCGCAGCTTTCCCAGGACCTCGAGCCCGTTGAGCCTGGGCATGGAGATATCGAGAATGATCATATCCGGCTGGTCCTGTTCCAGCAGTTTGAGCAACTCGTGGCCGTCGGCCGCTTCGCCCATGACCTCGAAGCTGGATTCCTGCATGATGATCGACTTGATACCCTGTCGGATCAACCCATGGTCGTCGGCCAGTATGATGCGATAGGATTTCATGACTGAGAGCTCGAGATCGGTTTGTTTTCCATGAAATTTTCTTTCCTGGACAGCTCCATACATGCAGCCATCGGTTTTCAGGTAAACGTCAGGCTGACCGGACAGTGATCCGAGCCGGCCACCTCGTCGTGGATCGCTGCCCCCCGTATCCGATCCCGGCTGGCGGGATCGACCAGAAAATAATCGATCCGCCAGCCGATGTTCCTTGCCCGGGCATTGAAACGGTAACTCCACCAGGTATAACAGCCGGGATCCTGGTTGAACTGGCGAAAGGTATCCACGTAGCCGGCGCCGATCACCTCGTCCATCCAGGCCCGTTCCTCAGGGGTGAAACCTGGATTTTTCACGTTGGAATCCGGATTGGCCAGGTCGATCTCCCGGTGGGCAACGTTGAAATCCCCACCCACCACCACACTTTTGTGCTCGCAGAGCAGGTCCAGATGCTGTCGTACAGCCCGGTTGAAGGCCATCTTGTAGTCCAGCCGCTTGAGACCGTGCTGGGCATTGGGGAAATAGATATTGACGAAATAGAACGAATCAAATTCCAGGGTCAGTACCCGGCCCTCGTGATCAAACTCTTCCCGGCCAAGTCCGTACACAACATCCAGGGGCTCACTCCGGGTGTAGATCGCGGTGCCGGAATAGCCCTTTTTTTCGGCCGGATACCAGAAGGAATGGTATCCCTTGATTTCTCTCAGCTTTTCCGGGAGCTGTTCCGGCATGGCCTTGATCTCCTGGATGGCGAAAATGTCTGCATCCAGCTCGTGGAAGCTGTCCAGAAAACCTTTTTTGTAGGCAGCCCTGAGCCCGTTGACATTCCAGGAAACAAATCGTTTACCCACCCTTTTGCCCTCTTTTTTGCGTGGCCCGCCCGCCACCACGTTCCTCGGCGTGATGCCGATCCTGGGGCAGTAACGGGCCACAACGCATCGATCACAATGGGGCAACCTCGGCTTGCAGGTTCCCTGGCCAAAAGCCACCAGGATGGAGTTGACCTTGAGCCAGTATTCGGGCGGCAGCTTCTCTCTCAGGGCCATTTCGGTCTGCAGTGGAGTGGAGGTGGCAACATAGCCCCAGATGTTCATGATCCGGTGCACATGGGTGTCCACACAGATGGCCGGTTTGCCGAAAGCGACCGCCACCACCAGGTTGGCGGTTTTGCGGCCGACTCCGGGCAGCCTGACAAGATCCTCCACCCGGTCGGGTATCCGGCCATCGAACATAGTGGCCAGGGCCGACGGCAGCTCACGCAGGTACCGCGCCTTGTTACGAAAAAAACCCACCGGATAGATGAGCTTCTCCAGATCCTCCACGGACAGCCGGGCCAGCTCCCCGGATGTCGAGGCCCGGGCAAAAAGCCGTCTGCTCGCTGCGGCTGTCACCTCGTCCTTGGTCCGGGCGGAAAGAATGGTCGCCACCAGGACCTTGAACGGATCCCTGGTCTGGGCGGCGATAAGGTCCACCACCGGAACCTGGTAGTCCCTGACCTCCTCTTCAAGAAGAGAGAGAACCTTGTCAATGGGAAAGGTCATTCTCCGCCTGCCTTCCGTCAAAAATCAGTCCTCCAAGGGGCCGGTAGTTACCAAAACCTTCCAGTTACACGCCTTGATCCGCAGCTGACTGGACAAATCAAATCGCCCTATTTTACCAGAGCCCTCGTCCTGCAACAACCATCTTTCTCTGCAAGCCACCGGGTCTCGGACCGCTCTTGAGAACCAGATTACTGAGGATCCATTCATTTTTCGTCCGTTTCCCCTTGACTTTGTCGGCAACAATGCTATGACTTAAGGCGGTTTGCAAGGTTTTTTAAATTTCTCCCTCAACGATACAACAGTACAACAACGTTCTCCGGTCCATTGTCCTTCCTGCGGCAGTGTGAGCGGCAGTGTATACCTGTGCCCTGTGTGCAACCAAGCGGTATACGGTAGCGGAAATCAGAATGTAGAATGCGGCTGAACCAGCGATGGAGCGTGGGTGCCACTGCGTTCCCGGTTCGAAAACCCTCTGAGTCTCCTGGACTCGTTTGCCCGCCAGCCATTCTCTTCTTTGAAACCCAGAGCCAAGACCCGGGATCGAGGTCCGCTTAGGTACGATTTCTCGCCATACCTGTATCAACTGGCTGCCCATGGGCTCAAGAACCTTTTAAGGATCCGGTCCAGGTCTATACTGTCCGCCCGGCGGGCATGGGTTGCATAGTGGTATCTTTGAGGTCCCTGTTCTATTTCATCAAGGAGGAGAAATACATGGAGATTCAACAAAACATCAGTGCTGACGAAGCGATTGAACGGCTGCTGGAGGGAAACCGCCGCTTTGTGACTGCTGAGCTTACCCACCCACACCAGGATCCAACCTGTCGCATTGCCCTGAACCAGGGGCAGGCTCCGTTTGCCGCCGTGCTGGCCTGTGCCGATTCCCGGGTTCCGCCCGAGGTAGTATTCGACCAGGGCCTGGGAGATCTTTTCGTGGTCCGGGTAGCCGGCAACATTGTCAACGATCAGATACTGGGCAGCCTGGAATATGCCTGCGGTCATCTGGCCACCTCCCTGATCATGGTCATGGCCCACTCGCGCTGCGGGGCTATCGGCGCAGTTGCCAGCGAAGCAGAACTGGAGGGCCACATCGCCAGTCTGGCCCCGGAAATTCAGCCGGCCGTGGAGCGGGTCAAGGGACAGCCCGGCGACCTCACAGACAATGCGGCCAGGGAAGTGGCCCGTATGACAGCGGAAAAGCTCAAAAACTCGGAGCCGGTTCTTAAAAAGCTGGCGGCCGACGGCAAGATCAAGGTCGTGCCGGCTTTTTACGAGTTGGAATCGGGCGAACTCAACCTGCTCTAACCGGCATGGCCGGACCATATTTCAGCACTGCCCAGCCACAACAGACCATGAAAATCACCCTGGCAACACCAGGCCCAGGGGCGATTTTCGGATAAACCAGCATGGCTGGACCATATTTCGATACGTCCCAGCCACAACAACCTATGAAAATCACGATGGAATTATCAAAACTTGCGGTGATTTTCGGATAAACCTGCGAGAACCTGTTGCAGAAAGTCCTGCCATAGCCGCGGGGGCGCACCGGACGACGGTGCAGGACGGGCTGAAACAAAAACATCCCACATGCATCCAATATTAAACGGTAAGGAAGACAGCCAATGATATTTAAGATTTTCCCGTTTCTTCTCTGGTTCAAGGGTTACAAACCCAGCGACTTCAAACTGGACCTGGTGGCCGGTGTCACGGTAGCGCTGGTGCTCATTCCCCAGTCCATGGCCTATGCCCAGCTTGCCGGGCTGCCGGCCTACTACGGCCTGTACGCCGCCTTTCTGCCACCCATGGTCGCCGCCCTGTTCGGGTCCAGCCGACAGCTGGCCACCGGACCGGTGGCCGTGGTATCACTGATGTCCGCGGCCTCCCTGGAGCCCCTGGCCACCGCAGGGTCTCCGGAATTTATCGCCTATTCGGTGGTGCTTGCCCTGGTGGTTGGTATCTTCCAGTTTTCCCTGGGCGTCCTGCGGCTGGGCCTGGTGGTCAACTTCCTCTCCCATCCCGTTGTCAACGGCTTCTCCAATGCGGCCGCGATCATCATTGCCTCGTCCCAGTTTTCCAAGTTTTTCGGCGTCTATGTCGACAAGGCACCGCATCATTATGACACCATGATCCGGGTGGCCAAGGCGGCCATGGACTACACCCACATCCCCACCCTGCTCTACGGTATCAGTGCGGTGGTCATCATGGTGGTGCTGAAAAAAATCAATCCCCGCATTCCCAATGTGCTGGTGGCGGTCCTGATCACCACCGTTATCTCCTACTTCACCGGTTTCAATCATGATGCAGTGGTCGACGTATCGACAATCCGGCACCCTGAAATCAAAGAAATTATCCTGAAATTCAACCAGACGGCGGAGGAGATCAAG encodes:
- the lgt gene encoding prolipoprotein diacylglyceryl transferase translates to MLPYPDIDPVLIHLGPLQVRWYGLMYVLGFIATYLLVGFQTRKFHWRELEQRLENLNLVLILGVILGGRLGYVLFYNPSYYLSHPLQILATWQGGMSFHGGCIGVIIAGAIYCHRHRLDFWKTADLYVVTVPVGLGLGRIGNFLNGELFGRVTDVPWAMVFPGGGPVPRHPSQLYEAFLEGVVLFLVLWSLKSRPWREQSPYWPHGSMMALFLILYALVRIFVEQFREPDPQLGTVALGMTMGQLLSVFMLIGGTVLWLVRIQTKKAARIS
- a CDS encoding HU family DNA-binding protein, coding for MNKSDLIESIASAANISKVAAERGLNGMLASMSRAMEEGERVTLVGFGSFSIVDRAPRIGRNPKTGEAVRIPPRRAVKFRPGKELVQKIQ
- a CDS encoding response regulator: MKSYRIILADDHGLIRQGIKSIIMQESSFEVMGEAADGHELLKLLEQDQPDMIILDISMPRLNGLEVLGKLRELYPEIRILILTMHRNSQYFYHTISAGAHGYLMKDDSDTELLNAIRTVQEGRIYMSPQLAQEVTNEMITAFREKRDVQPVPLTDREKQVLHLVVKGYTSKKMAELLCLSPRTIDHHRANLLRKFKMKNTIDLVNYVVRNSIVVPD
- a CDS encoding exodeoxyribonuclease III, giving the protein MTFPIDKVLSLLEEEVRDYQVPVVDLIAAQTRDPFKVLVATILSARTKDEVTAAASRRLFARASTSGELARLSVEDLEKLIYPVGFFRNKARYLRELPSALATMFDGRIPDRVEDLVRLPGVGRKTANLVVAVAFGKPAICVDTHVHRIMNIWGYVATSTPLQTEMALREKLPPEYWLKVNSILVAFGQGTCKPRLPHCDRCVVARYCPRIGITPRNVVAGGPRKKEGKRVGKRFVSWNVNGLRAAYKKGFLDSFHELDADIFAIQEIKAMPEQLPEKLREIKGYHSFWYPAEKKGYSGTAIYTRSEPLDVVYGLGREEFDHEGRVLTLEFDSFYFVNIYFPNAQHGLKRLDYKMAFNRAVRQHLDLLCEHKSVVVGGDFNVAHREIDLANPDSNVKNPGFTPEERAWMDEVIGAGYVDTFRQFNQDPGCYTWWSYRFNARARNIGWRIDYFLVDPASRDRIRGAAIHDEVAGSDHCPVSLTFT
- a CDS encoding carbonic anhydrase, which translates into the protein MEIQQNISADEAIERLLEGNRRFVTAELTHPHQDPTCRIALNQGQAPFAAVLACADSRVPPEVVFDQGLGDLFVVRVAGNIVNDQILGSLEYACGHLATSLIMVMAHSRCGAIGAVASEAELEGHIASLAPEIQPAVERVKGQPGDLTDNAAREVARMTAEKLKNSEPVLKKLAADGKIKVVPAFYELESGELNLL